Proteins encoded within one genomic window of Halorussus salilacus:
- a CDS encoding aminotransferase class V-fold PLP-dependent enzyme: MGLQQSDALDVERIREDFPILEREVGDGRPLVYLDNGATTQTPDRVVDAISEYYRTYNANVHRGIHQLSQEASIAYEEAHDAVADFVGADGREEIVFTKNTTEAENLVAYSWGLNELGPGDEVVLTEMEHHSSFVTWQQIAERAGADVKYIPVTDEGTLDMDAAADLVTDDTAMVSAVHVSNTLGTVNPARELADLAHDHDAYVFLDGAQAVPTRPVDVAAIDADFYAFSAHKMAGPTGIGALYGKEEILEEMEPYLYGGGMIRKVSFDETTWNDLPWKFEAGTPSIAQAVGFAEAVEYLEDIGMESVKRHEEHLAAYALDRMAEFDDIEVYGPDDPTDRGGLVSFNLDGVHAHDLASITNDHGVAIRAGDHCTQPLHDKLGVAATARASFYVYNTTDEIDVLLDAMDDARELFA, from the coding sequence ATGGGACTTCAGCAATCAGACGCGCTCGACGTCGAGCGCATCCGGGAGGACTTCCCCATCCTCGAACGGGAGGTCGGCGACGGTCGGCCGCTGGTCTACCTCGACAACGGCGCGACGACCCAGACGCCAGACCGGGTCGTCGACGCCATCTCGGAGTACTACCGGACGTACAACGCCAACGTTCACCGGGGCATCCACCAGCTCAGTCAGGAGGCCTCCATCGCCTACGAGGAGGCCCACGACGCGGTCGCCGACTTCGTCGGTGCCGACGGCCGCGAGGAGATCGTCTTCACCAAGAACACCACCGAGGCCGAGAACCTCGTGGCCTACTCGTGGGGCCTGAACGAACTCGGCCCGGGCGACGAGGTGGTCCTCACGGAGATGGAACACCACTCGTCGTTCGTCACATGGCAGCAGATCGCCGAGCGCGCGGGTGCCGACGTGAAGTACATCCCGGTGACCGACGAGGGCACCCTCGACATGGACGCCGCGGCAGACCTCGTCACCGACGACACCGCGATGGTGAGCGCCGTCCACGTCTCGAACACCCTCGGGACCGTCAACCCCGCGCGGGAACTCGCCGACCTCGCCCACGACCACGACGCCTACGTCTTCCTCGACGGCGCGCAGGCGGTGCCGACGCGCCCGGTGGACGTGGCGGCCATCGACGCTGACTTCTACGCCTTCTCGGCCCACAAGATGGCCGGACCGACCGGCATCGGCGCGCTCTACGGCAAGGAGGAGATTCTGGAGGAGATGGAGCCGTACCTCTACGGCGGCGGGATGATCCGGAAGGTCTCGTTCGACGAGACGACGTGGAACGACCTGCCGTGGAAGTTCGAGGCCGGAACCCCGAGCATCGCGCAGGCGGTCGGCTTCGCCGAGGCGGTCGAGTACCTCGAAGACATCGGCATGGAGTCGGTCAAGCGCCACGAGGAACACCTCGCGGCGTACGCGCTCGACCGGATGGCGGAGTTCGACGACATCGAGGTGTACGGCCCCGACGACCCGACCGACCGCGGCGGTCTCGTCTCGTTCAACCTCGACGGCGTCCACGCCCACGACCTGGCCTCCATCACGAACGACCACGGCGTCGCCATCCGGGCGGGCGACCACTGCACTCAGCCCCTCCACGACAAGCTCGGCGTGGCGGCGACCGCGCGGGCGTCGTTCTACGTCTACAACACGACCGACGAGATAGACGTGCTGTTGGACGCGATGGACGACGCCCGAGAGCTGTTCGCCTGA
- a CDS encoding DUF424 domain-containing protein — MLLTERETDEGLLVAVCDAEVLGETFEEDGVSLTVTEEFYGGEEADEQAVVASLARASVANLVGTEAVELAVREGFVDEANVLDIESTRHAQYLRM, encoded by the coding sequence ATGCTACTCACCGAGCGCGAGACCGACGAGGGACTGCTGGTGGCGGTCTGCGACGCCGAGGTCCTCGGCGAGACGTTCGAGGAAGACGGCGTCTCGCTCACCGTCACCGAGGAGTTCTACGGCGGGGAGGAGGCCGACGAGCAGGCGGTGGTCGCCAGCCTCGCTCGCGCGTCGGTGGCGAACCTCGTGGGGACCGAGGCGGTCGAACTCGCGGTCCGCGAGGGGTTCGTCGACGAGGCCAACGTCCTCGACATAGAGTCGACCCGCCACGCCCAGTACCTCCGGATGTAG
- the thpR gene encoding RNA 2',3'-cyclic phosphodiesterase: protein MRLFVSIDLPDDLADEVRAVQEEFAGASGLDFTDPEQAHVTLKFLGDVTAGKTSRVKNALRRAVEQAGVGPFEASYEGLGVFPSMGYINVVWLGVSEGSEQMTRLHEAVEREVTRLGFDPEDHDFTPHVTLARMNHAGGKELVQENVEELEPTVGTAEVTEIRLTESVLTDEGPEYSTVEAFELG, encoded by the coding sequence ATGCGACTGTTCGTCAGCATCGACCTGCCCGACGACCTCGCCGACGAGGTGCGGGCGGTCCAGGAGGAGTTCGCCGGGGCCTCCGGCCTCGACTTCACCGACCCCGAGCAGGCCCACGTCACCCTAAAGTTCCTCGGCGACGTGACCGCCGGGAAGACCTCGCGCGTCAAGAACGCCCTCCGGCGGGCGGTCGAGCAGGCGGGCGTCGGACCGTTCGAGGCGTCTTACGAGGGGCTGGGCGTCTTCCCCAGCATGGGGTACATCAACGTCGTCTGGCTCGGGGTGAGCGAGGGCAGCGAGCAGATGACCCGGCTCCACGAGGCCGTCGAGCGCGAGGTGACGAGGCTCGGCTTCGACCCCGAGGACCACGACTTCACCCCCCACGTCACCCTCGCGCGGATGAACCACGCGGGCGGCAAGGAGCTGGTCCAGGAGAACGTCGAGGAGCTGGAGCCGACCGTGGGCACGGCCGAGGTGACCGAGATTCGGCTGACCGAGAGCGTCCTCACCGACGAGGGGCCGGAGTACTCGACCGTGGAGGCGTTCGAACTCGGATGA
- a CDS encoding arsinothricin resistance N-acetyltransferase ArsN1 family B: MRIRLAEEADAPALRDIYAPVVEETAVSFEEEPPSASAMRERIADARPAYPWVVCERDSEILGYAYAGQHRTRPAYRWSVDVSVYVAAEHRRRGVGQGLYESLFELLRLQGFYNAYAGIALPSPASVGLHESLGFERVGVYESVGYKRGKWRDVGWWGLRLQDPAASSADADDAADSDDRVDSDDPARPADPRSVAEVRDDAAFRAALSAGEESVGG, translated from the coding sequence ATGAGGATTCGGCTCGCGGAGGAGGCCGACGCGCCCGCCCTGCGGGACATCTACGCGCCCGTGGTCGAGGAGACCGCCGTCTCCTTCGAGGAGGAGCCACCGAGCGCGTCGGCGATGCGCGAGCGCATCGCCGACGCGCGTCCGGCGTATCCTTGGGTGGTCTGCGAGCGCGATTCCGAAATCCTCGGCTACGCCTACGCGGGCCAGCACCGAACGCGCCCCGCCTACCGCTGGTCGGTGGACGTGTCGGTGTACGTCGCCGCCGAGCACCGCCGGAGGGGAGTCGGCCAGGGACTCTACGAGTCGCTGTTCGAACTCCTCCGGCTTCAGGGGTTCTACAACGCCTACGCGGGAATCGCCCTCCCGAGCCCCGCGAGCGTCGGCCTCCACGAGTCGCTGGGGTTCGAGCGGGTGGGCGTCTACGAGTCGGTGGGGTACAAGCGGGGGAAGTGGCGCGACGTGGGCTGGTGGGGGCTACGGTTGCAGGACCCGGCCGCGTCGTCGGCTGATGCCGACGACGCGGCCGACTCGGACGACCGCGTCGATTCGGACGACCCCGCCCGCCCCGCCGACCCGCGCTCGGTCGCCGAGGTTCGGGACGACGCGGCGTTCCGGGCGGCGCTGTCGGCGGGCGAGGAGTCGGTGGGCGGCTGA
- a CDS encoding 50S ribosomal protein L39e gives MSKKSKAKKKRLSKLDRQNSRVPAWVIMKTDRETQRNPKRRNWRRNDTDE, from the coding sequence ATGAGCAAGAAGTCGAAGGCGAAGAAAAAGCGCCTCTCGAAACTCGACCGGCAGAACAGCCGCGTTCCCGCGTGGGTCATCATGAAGACCGACCGAGAGACGCAGCGCAACCCCAAGCGCCGCAACTGGCGGCGTAACGACACCGACGAATAA
- a CDS encoding 50S ribosomal protein L31e, protein MSASDFEERVITVPLRDVKAEAKHKRADKAMSLIRDHLAQHFKVDGDEVRLDPSINEAVWSRGRKKPPSKLRVRAARFEEEGETVVEAEHAE, encoded by the coding sequence ATGAGTGCGAGCGACTTCGAGGAGCGCGTCATCACGGTGCCGCTCCGGGACGTCAAGGCCGAAGCGAAGCACAAGCGCGCCGACAAGGCGATGTCGCTGATCCGCGACCACCTCGCCCAGCACTTCAAGGTCGACGGCGACGAGGTGCGCCTGGACCCCTCCATCAACGAGGCCGTCTGGTCGAGAGGCCGCAAGAAGCCCCCGAGCAAGCTCCGCGTTCGGGCCGCCCGATTCGAGGAAGAGGGCGAGACGGTCGTCGAAGCGGAACACGCCGAGTAG
- a CDS encoding translation initiation factor IF-6, with protein MLRAAFFGSSYVGVFARATDEYLLVRPDLDDGLVADLGDELGVETVETNVAGSATVGALAVGNENGLLVSSRVTDREREFIEDAVDATVTELPGRINAAGNVVLANDEGAYVHPDLPREAVQAVQEALDVDVTRGELAGVRTVGTAAVATNDGVLCHPKTTDDQLDRLEDALGVPADIGTVNYGAPLVGSGLLANEHGYVVGQETTGPELGRIDQALGYIE; from the coding sequence TTGCTCCGCGCCGCCTTTTTCGGTTCGTCGTACGTCGGCGTGTTCGCCCGCGCGACCGACGAGTACCTGCTGGTCCGGCCCGACCTCGACGACGGACTGGTCGCCGACCTCGGCGACGAACTCGGCGTCGAGACCGTCGAGACCAACGTGGCCGGGTCGGCGACGGTGGGCGCGCTCGCGGTCGGCAACGAGAACGGCCTGCTCGTCAGCAGTCGGGTCACCGACCGCGAGCGCGAGTTCATCGAGGACGCCGTCGACGCGACCGTGACCGAACTCCCCGGCCGCATCAACGCCGCCGGGAACGTCGTCCTCGCCAACGACGAGGGCGCGTACGTCCACCCCGACCTCCCGCGGGAGGCGGTGCAGGCGGTACAGGAGGCGCTCGACGTGGACGTGACCCGCGGCGAACTCGCGGGCGTCCGGACCGTCGGCACCGCCGCCGTCGCGACGAACGACGGCGTGCTCTGTCACCCCAAGACGACCGACGACCAGCTCGACCGACTGGAGGACGCACTGGGCGTGCCCGCCGACATCGGTACCGTCAATTACGGCGCGCCGCTGGTCGGGTCGGGCCTGCTCGCGAACGAACACGGCTACGTGGTGGGTCAGGAGACGACGGGTCCCGAACTCGGCCGTATCGACCAGGCGCTCGGCTACATCGAGTAA
- a CDS encoding low molecular weight phosphatase family protein → MSTEPDSDETDSTDPTRIAFVCVQNAGRSQMSVAFAERERDRRGLGDRIELLTGGTLPADRVHEGVIEAMAEVGIDLSDRTPREITTEELRSCDYVATMGCSTLDVGAVGDGVDVRDWALDDPDGKDPERVREIRDEIEARVSDLFDEVVAE, encoded by the coding sequence ATGTCCACCGAACCCGATTCCGACGAAACCGACTCGACCGACCCGACTCGCATCGCCTTCGTCTGCGTTCAGAACGCCGGTCGCTCTCAGATGTCGGTCGCGTTCGCCGAGCGCGAACGCGACCGACGCGGCCTCGGCGACCGGATCGAACTCCTGACGGGCGGGACGCTCCCGGCCGACCGCGTCCACGAGGGGGTGATCGAAGCCATGGCCGAGGTCGGAATCGACCTCTCGGACCGGACCCCGCGGGAGATCACGACCGAGGAACTCCGGTCCTGCGACTACGTCGCGACGATGGGCTGTTCGACGCTCGACGTCGGCGCGGTCGGAGACGGCGTCGACGTGCGCGACTGGGCGCTCGACGACCCCGACGGGAAGGACCCCGAGCGAGTCCGCGAGATACGCGACGAGATAGAAGCGCGCGTGAGCGACCTGTTCGACGAGGTCGTCGCAGAATAG
- the arsB gene encoding ACR3 family arsenite efflux transporter has protein sequence MSSATHDGGHDGGHDHGPDCGCESCGDPRSMDFLDKYLTLWIFGAMAVGVGLGFVAPSVTEPIRDLHLVEIGLVVMMYPPLAKADYSRLPTVFRNWRVLGLSLVQNWLIGPTLMFGLAVVFFGGVVPGLPARPEFFLGLVFIGMARCIAMVLVWNELAEGSTEYVTGLVAFNSLFQIVTYGVYVWFFGLVLPPLLGMETLVAGITTFDVTPMQVFEAIVVFLGIPFAGGFLTRYVGTRAKSEEWYDEEFVPRIDPLTLVALLFTVVVMFATQGESIVAAPGDVLLIAVPLTIYFVVMFLVSFGMGRGIGADYSTTTAIGFTAASNNFELAIAVAVAVFGVGSGVAFATVVGPLIEVPVLLALVNVALYFQRKFDWRESTPAPDSTARETTANDD, from the coding sequence ATGAGTAGCGCTACCCACGACGGCGGGCACGACGGGGGGCACGACCACGGGCCCGACTGCGGCTGTGAGAGCTGTGGCGACCCGCGCTCGATGGACTTCCTCGACAAGTACCTGACCCTCTGGATATTCGGCGCGATGGCTGTCGGCGTCGGGCTGGGGTTCGTCGCGCCGTCGGTGACCGAGCCGATTCGGGACCTCCACCTCGTGGAGATCGGGCTCGTGGTGATGATGTACCCGCCGCTGGCGAAGGCCGACTACTCGCGGCTCCCGACCGTGTTCCGCAACTGGCGAGTCCTCGGGCTGAGCCTCGTCCAGAACTGGCTCATCGGCCCGACCCTGATGTTCGGACTTGCGGTGGTCTTCTTCGGCGGCGTCGTCCCCGGGCTCCCGGCCCGTCCGGAGTTCTTCCTCGGCCTCGTCTTCATCGGGATGGCCCGGTGTATCGCGATGGTGCTCGTCTGGAACGAGCTCGCGGAGGGCTCGACCGAGTACGTCACCGGACTGGTCGCGTTCAACAGCCTCTTCCAGATCGTCACCTACGGGGTGTACGTCTGGTTCTTCGGCCTCGTCCTCCCCCCGCTGTTGGGCATGGAGACGCTCGTCGCGGGCATCACCACCTTCGACGTGACGCCGATGCAGGTGTTCGAGGCCATCGTGGTCTTCCTCGGCATCCCCTTCGCTGGCGGCTTCCTGACCCGGTACGTCGGGACCCGGGCCAAGAGCGAGGAGTGGTACGACGAGGAGTTCGTCCCCAGAATCGACCCCCTGACGCTGGTCGCACTGCTGTTCACCGTCGTCGTGATGTTCGCCACGCAGGGCGAGAGCATCGTCGCCGCCCCCGGAGACGTCCTGCTCATCGCCGTCCCGCTGACGATCTACTTCGTCGTGATGTTCCTCGTGAGCTTCGGGATGGGAAGGGGTATCGGTGCCGACTACTCGACGACGACCGCCATCGGCTTCACCGCGGCGAGCAACAACTTCGAGCTGGCCATCGCGGTCGCGGTCGCGGTGTTCGGCGTCGGCTCCGGAGTCGCGTTCGCGACCGTCGTCGGGCCGCTCATCGAGGTCCCGGTCCTGCTCGCGCTGGTCAACGTCGCGCTGTACTTCCAGCGGAAGTTCGACTGGCGCGAATCGACGCCTGCACCCGATTCGACCGCTCGCGAGACGACCGCGAACGACGACTGA
- a CDS encoding ArsR/SmtB family transcription factor yields MGQATDRLRRYLDDELGACRSEDVERRLAELRTLESTLGTARLDAELDVLSALANETRYTLVRVLVAAREELCVCELNAVVDVTESGLSHALSALVEAGLVSARKDGRWKKYRATNRAVALVTVLEGSVDDE; encoded by the coding sequence ATGGGACAAGCCACTGACCGACTCCGGCGATACCTCGACGACGAACTCGGCGCGTGTCGAAGCGAAGACGTCGAGCGCCGACTCGCGGAACTCCGAACCCTCGAATCGACGCTCGGAACCGCGCGTCTCGACGCCGAACTCGACGTGCTCTCGGCGCTCGCCAACGAGACGCGCTACACGCTCGTCCGGGTGCTGGTCGCGGCGCGCGAGGAACTCTGCGTCTGCGAGCTGAACGCGGTCGTCGACGTGACCGAGAGCGGGCTCAGCCACGCGCTCTCGGCGCTCGTCGAGGCGGGCCTCGTCTCGGCCCGCAAGGACGGCCGCTGGAAGAAGTACCGGGCGACCAACCGCGCCGTCGCGCTCGTCACGGTCCTCGAAGGGAGCGTGGACGATGAGTAG